From a region of the Corallococcus coralloides DSM 2259 genome:
- the recN gene encoding DNA repair protein RecN, which translates to MLLGLRISNVAVIEEVEVAFGAGLTVLTGETGAGKSILVDALGLLLGGRADADVIRAGCEDAAVEGVFARTPVLAARLEDLGLPDLGEEVLVRRVLGRTGRGKVYVNGALVTLGVLGKLTRGAVDIAGQHEHVSLFDSGLHRVLLDKYGGLEETLAAYGREWANLREVDARMDALGGDDAKVRERAEFLRFQLDEITRLDPESGEDVKLDAERRRLGSAQKLKRQGAEAELLVSGEAPSAVEIVGRALGLVHEGVKCDATLAPVAQSLSTALSELEEASRRLNRYVEGLESDPGRLGEVEERLDALKRLCRKHGATLDGVLKKRGELETELGTLENRREILEELNQERKRVEERARKAALTLSRARKASAGAFSQQVRDGLGGLAMGKAAFEVRVTAGESLRPDGMDEVEFFFSANPGEPARPLAKVASGGEASRLLLALKRALADSDACGCYILDEADAGVSGAIADVVGRMIREVSSHRQVLCITHLPQVAAYADAHLLIKKSVKGERTVSQVLPLSAGAERTQELARMMSGVEVTREALGAAEALVRSAHRATPRARRESGPEGNSPRGRLRRTA; encoded by the coding sequence GTGCTGCTGGGTCTTCGGATTTCGAACGTAGCGGTGATTGAGGAGGTGGAGGTCGCGTTCGGCGCGGGCCTCACCGTCCTCACGGGTGAGACGGGCGCCGGCAAGTCCATTCTGGTGGACGCGCTGGGCCTTCTGCTCGGGGGGAGGGCGGATGCGGACGTCATCCGTGCAGGCTGCGAGGACGCGGCGGTGGAGGGCGTGTTCGCCCGGACACCGGTGCTGGCCGCGCGCCTGGAGGACCTGGGCCTTCCGGACCTGGGAGAAGAGGTGCTCGTGCGCCGCGTGCTCGGGCGCACCGGACGCGGCAAGGTCTACGTCAACGGCGCGCTGGTGACGCTGGGCGTGCTGGGGAAGCTCACCCGGGGCGCGGTGGACATCGCCGGCCAGCATGAGCACGTGAGCCTCTTCGACTCCGGCCTGCACCGGGTGCTGCTCGACAAGTACGGCGGCCTGGAGGAGACGCTGGCCGCGTACGGCCGCGAGTGGGCGAACCTGCGCGAAGTGGACGCCCGCATGGACGCGCTGGGCGGCGACGACGCCAAGGTGCGCGAGCGCGCGGAGTTCCTGCGCTTCCAACTGGACGAAATCACGCGCCTGGACCCGGAGTCCGGCGAGGACGTGAAGCTGGACGCGGAGCGCCGGCGGCTGGGCAGCGCGCAGAAGCTCAAGCGTCAGGGCGCGGAGGCCGAGCTGCTGGTGTCGGGCGAGGCGCCGTCCGCGGTCGAAATCGTGGGGCGCGCGCTGGGGCTCGTGCACGAGGGCGTCAAGTGCGACGCGACGCTCGCGCCGGTGGCGCAGTCGCTTTCCACTGCGCTGTCGGAGCTGGAAGAGGCCTCGCGCCGGCTCAACCGCTACGTGGAGGGGCTGGAGTCCGACCCCGGGCGGCTGGGCGAGGTGGAGGAGCGGCTGGACGCGCTCAAGCGGCTGTGCCGCAAGCACGGCGCGACGCTGGACGGCGTGCTCAAGAAGCGCGGCGAGCTGGAGACGGAGCTGGGCACGCTGGAGAACCGGCGCGAAATCCTGGAGGAGCTGAACCAGGAGCGAAAGCGCGTGGAGGAGCGGGCGCGCAAGGCGGCGCTGACGCTGTCCCGCGCGCGCAAGGCCTCCGCCGGGGCCTTCTCCCAGCAGGTGCGGGACGGCCTGGGCGGGCTGGCCATGGGCAAGGCCGCCTTCGAGGTGCGCGTCACCGCCGGGGAGAGCTTGCGTCCGGACGGCATGGATGAAGTGGAGTTCTTCTTCAGCGCCAACCCGGGTGAGCCGGCGCGGCCCCTGGCCAAGGTGGCCTCGGGCGGTGAGGCGAGCCGGCTCCTGCTCGCGCTCAAACGTGCACTGGCGGACAGTGACGCGTGCGGCTGCTACATCCTGGATGAAGCGGACGCGGGCGTCAGCGGCGCCATCGCGGACGTGGTCGGCCGGATGATTCGCGAGGTCAGCTCCCACCGCCAGGTGCTGTGCATCACGCACCTGCCCCAGGTGGCGGCCTACGCGGACGCGCACCTGCTCATCAAGAAGAGCGTGAAGGGCGAGCGCACCGTGTCCCAGGTGCTTCCCCTCTCGGCGGGCGCCGAGCGCACCCAGGAACTGGCGCGCATGATGTCGGGCGTGGAGGTCACCCGCGAGGCGCTGGGCGCGGCGGAGGCGCTGGTGCGTTCGGCCCACCGGGCGACTCCCCGCGCGCGCCGGGAGTCCGGCCCGGAAGGCAATAGCCCCCGGGGCCGGCTGCGCCGGACGGCCTGA
- a CDS encoding Stp1/IreP family PP2C-type Ser/Thr phosphatase — protein sequence MSSTAGQTAAPRHKVISAGLTDVGRKRNHNEDSFLIDDELQLYVVADGMGGHAGGGTASRIAVETIDKELRRAREGRDNPFVSVPNLQDSPIPEALRGAVEKACQAIYLTAQDDARLSGMGTTVISLVVRDEHAFFAHVGDSRAYLIRGDLIQQISEDHSLVNEQIKAGMITPEEAKHSRYKNIITRSVGFEEEVQVDVMGLVSEPGDVFLLCSDGLANMLEDREIHDTVARHASLEEVPKHLIDLANERGGDDNISVIVVRMQGG from the coding sequence GTGTCCAGCACCGCAGGGCAGACCGCGGCCCCCCGCCATAAAGTCATCTCCGCTGGCCTGACGGACGTCGGGCGCAAGCGCAATCACAACGAGGACAGCTTCCTCATTGACGATGAGCTCCAGCTCTACGTCGTGGCGGACGGCATGGGTGGGCACGCGGGTGGCGGTACCGCGTCGCGCATCGCCGTCGAGACCATCGACAAAGAGCTGCGGCGCGCGCGTGAAGGGCGGGACAATCCCTTCGTCAGCGTTCCCAACCTCCAGGATTCGCCCATTCCGGAAGCGCTCCGGGGCGCGGTGGAGAAGGCCTGTCAGGCCATCTACCTCACCGCCCAGGATGACGCGCGCCTGTCCGGCATGGGCACGACAGTCATCTCCCTGGTGGTCCGCGACGAGCACGCCTTCTTCGCCCACGTGGGTGACAGTCGCGCGTACCTCATCCGCGGGGACCTCATCCAGCAGATCTCCGAGGACCACTCATTGGTCAACGAGCAGATCAAGGCGGGGATGATCACACCGGAAGAGGCCAAGCACTCCCGGTACAAGAACATCATCACCCGCTCCGTCGGCTTCGAGGAGGAGGTCCAGGTGGATGTCATGGGGCTCGTGTCCGAGCCCGGTGACGTGTTCCTGCTCTGCTCGGACGGCCTCGCCAACATGCTCGAGGACCGGGAGATCCACGACACCGTCGCGCGCCACGCGAGCCTGGAGGAGGTGCCCAAGCACCTCATCGACCTGGCCAATGAGCGCGGCGGCGACGACAACATCAGCGTCATCGTCGTGCGCATGCAGGGCGGTTGA
- a CDS encoding M23 family metallopeptidase, protein MAKKSFTLMVIPDHDAPVKRYTIQRSWLVQVGMGLMLVAGLGAGASIHYLQVAADASENRILREENLTLRSQLKSVRERIEHIGSTLDRVERFDQKLRAVTLLSDPQRNLAMGPTEPEAGTTAPATDTQFTQLTTTDTPKMMLGRLDRLSAEATRQELSLQDLQAYFQDQKSLLASTPSVWPARGWVTSDFGQRLDPYTADRVTHAGLDIAAPHGKEVTAPSDGTVVFAGLEGGYGNVLVIDHGYGIKTRYGHLSKILVKAGDRVKRGAAIAAVGNTGRSTGPHLHYEVRVNGVPQNPRKFILEE, encoded by the coding sequence GTGGCCAAAAAGTCCTTCACGCTGATGGTCATCCCGGACCACGACGCTCCGGTGAAGCGCTACACCATCCAGCGCTCCTGGCTGGTGCAGGTGGGCATGGGCCTGATGCTGGTGGCGGGCCTGGGCGCCGGTGCGAGCATCCACTACCTCCAGGTGGCGGCGGACGCATCGGAGAACCGCATCCTGCGTGAGGAGAACCTCACGCTGCGCTCGCAGCTGAAGTCGGTGCGTGAGCGCATCGAGCACATCGGTTCGACGCTGGACCGCGTGGAGCGTTTCGACCAGAAGCTGCGCGCGGTGACGTTGCTGTCGGACCCGCAGCGCAACCTGGCCATGGGCCCCACGGAGCCGGAGGCCGGCACCACGGCGCCCGCGACGGACACGCAGTTCACCCAGCTGACCACCACGGACACGCCCAAGATGATGCTGGGCCGCCTGGACCGGCTCTCCGCGGAGGCCACCCGCCAGGAGCTGAGCCTCCAGGACCTGCAGGCCTACTTCCAGGACCAGAAGTCGCTGCTTGCCTCCACGCCGTCGGTGTGGCCGGCGCGCGGCTGGGTGACCAGCGATTTCGGTCAGCGCCTGGACCCGTACACGGCGGACCGGGTGACGCACGCGGGCCTGGACATCGCGGCGCCGCACGGCAAGGAAGTCACCGCGCCGTCTGACGGCACGGTGGTGTTCGCGGGCCTGGAGGGCGGGTACGGCAACGTGCTCGTCATCGACCACGGCTACGGCATCAAGACGCGCTACGGCCACCTGTCCAAGATCCTGGTGAAGGCCGGGGACCGGGTGAAGCGCGGCGCGGCCATCGCGGCGGTGGGCAACACCGGCCGCTCCACCGGCCCGCACCTGCACTACGAGGTGCGCGTGAACGGCGTGCCGCAGAACCCGCGCAAGTTCATCCTCGAAGAGTAG
- a CDS encoding diguanylate cyclase domain-containing protein, producing MPYSLDDATATALVALHPRAARPGHAQEAPQAAAQELIAAEQRRRGQPDATGALHVLALTQGTLLKEEFDLSTHAHHDGWRVGALMVDVKEMIHFNARFGFPAGDALLKGVVASLGAQYPGARIVRFQPDGFAVLLLPTSQLTVREDSAEATRAKLAEDLRPALPPGASDTDVPGFTVALLELTVHQPSHWQVLGPLLWAEVERAYIMERTGRTHGLQRRRLRLDAFLPEPEGT from the coding sequence ATGCCCTACTCACTCGACGACGCCACCGCCACCGCCCTCGTCGCCCTCCACCCCCGGGCCGCGCGCCCGGGGCACGCCCAGGAGGCGCCGCAGGCGGCCGCCCAGGAGCTCATCGCCGCCGAACAGCGCCGGCGCGGCCAACCGGATGCCACCGGGGCCCTGCACGTGCTGGCCCTCACGCAGGGCACGCTCCTCAAGGAGGAGTTCGACCTGTCCACGCACGCGCACCACGACGGCTGGCGCGTGGGCGCACTGATGGTGGACGTGAAGGAGATGATCCACTTCAACGCGCGCTTCGGCTTCCCCGCCGGGGACGCGCTGCTCAAGGGCGTCGTGGCGTCGCTCGGCGCGCAGTACCCGGGCGCGCGCATCGTGCGCTTCCAGCCGGACGGGTTCGCGGTGCTGCTGCTCCCCACGTCCCAGCTCACCGTGCGCGAGGACAGCGCGGAGGCGACGCGCGCGAAGCTTGCGGAGGACCTGCGCCCCGCGCTGCCTCCGGGCGCCTCTGACACCGACGTGCCGGGCTTCACCGTGGCGCTGCTGGAGCTGACGGTGCACCAGCCGTCACACTGGCAGGTGCTGGGGCCGCTCCTGTGGGCGGAGGTGGAGCGGGCCTACATCATGGAGCGCACCGGGCGGACGCACGGCCTGCAGCGGCGGCGCCTGCGCCTGGATGCGTTCCTTCCGGAGCCGGAAGGAACCTGA
- the rlmM gene encoding 23S rRNA (cytidine(2498)-2'-O)-methyltransferase RlmM — protein MPAQTLAAQPGRWLWTCREGFESHLFEELTWAGAGPRLLGPALLESEQRPEVPPAFGRAVERVVATWAPPGGAQVPVEDLVAAMSGLPSRVPWLVRAYTPDSAKGNTQAGRAEALEAAVRSALPAGRVLEDDGRAREAGALLVGLCVAPDGVLMLGAVSAREALSLAPGGRRRMKRAGESPSRAAMKLEEALDGLAHEPGRGDVCVDLGAAPGGWTQRLVARGARVVAVDPAKLMPELAKNPRVQHVQESAFAYAPEESADWLFCDMAWRPLEVAQLLAKWGRRRWARNLVANIKLPMKDKNPLLLRVRQTLVEDGGWEGLTVRQLYHDRDEVTVTAHRMR, from the coding sequence ATGCCCGCACAGACGCTGGCGGCCCAGCCGGGCCGGTGGCTGTGGACCTGCCGGGAGGGCTTCGAGTCGCACCTGTTCGAGGAGCTGACCTGGGCTGGAGCGGGCCCCCGCCTCCTGGGGCCGGCCCTGCTGGAGTCCGAGCAGCGGCCGGAAGTCCCCCCCGCCTTTGGCCGGGCGGTGGAGAGGGTCGTCGCCACCTGGGCGCCCCCGGGCGGAGCCCAGGTGCCGGTGGAGGACCTGGTGGCGGCGATGTCCGGGCTGCCCTCCCGAGTGCCCTGGCTCGTGCGGGCCTACACGCCGGACAGCGCGAAGGGCAACACGCAGGCGGGCCGCGCGGAGGCCCTGGAGGCGGCGGTGCGAAGCGCGCTCCCCGCGGGGCGCGTGCTGGAGGACGACGGCCGGGCGCGCGAGGCGGGGGCCCTGCTGGTGGGCCTGTGCGTCGCGCCGGATGGGGTGCTGATGCTGGGCGCGGTGAGCGCCCGTGAGGCCCTGTCGCTCGCGCCGGGCGGGCGGCGGCGGATGAAGCGCGCGGGTGAGTCCCCTTCCCGCGCGGCGATGAAGCTGGAGGAGGCGCTGGACGGGCTGGCGCATGAGCCCGGGCGCGGCGATGTCTGCGTGGACCTGGGAGCGGCGCCGGGCGGCTGGACGCAGCGGCTGGTGGCCCGAGGGGCGCGGGTGGTGGCGGTGGACCCCGCGAAGCTGATGCCGGAGCTGGCGAAGAACCCGCGCGTCCAGCACGTGCAGGAGAGCGCCTTCGCCTACGCCCCGGAGGAGTCCGCGGACTGGCTCTTCTGCGACATGGCGTGGCGGCCCCTGGAGGTCGCGCAGCTGTTGGCCAAGTGGGGCCGGCGCCGCTGGGCGCGCAACCTGGTGGCCAACATCAAGCTGCCCATGAAGGACAAGAACCCGCTGCTCCTGCGGGTGCGCCAGACGCTCGTGGAGGACGGGGGCTGGGAGGGCCTCACCGTCCGCCAGCTCTACCATGACCGGGATGAAGTCACCGTGACGGCGCACCGGATGCGCTGA